The region GGGTGATTATCCTCAGGTATATTTACTCAGTCGGTAGACTATATTCTATGGTAATCCCCCCGTCAAGCCTAGCTTTAGGCAAATAAAAAAGAAGACCCCAGGGGCCTTCCCAGCTCAGAAGCTGTCAAATTTCGATCAAAAGTTGGAATAATGGCGGGGCTAGTTACCAGACCGAAACGATCTAGTAAGCTAAACCCATACTGCGGGTGGTTTCGGCACCCAAATAAACTCGGATACTTAAAAAGTCTGTGGGACAAGCGGTCTCACAACGTTTGCAACCAACACAATCCTCGGTTCTAGGGGAAGAGGCGATCTGAGCGGCTTTACAACCATCCCAGGGCACCATTTCTAGAACATCGAGGGGGCAAGCCCGGACGCATTGGGTACAACCAATACAGGTATCGTAAATTTTTACACTATGGGACATTGACTATCGGCTCCTTAACCGAGGGTTCTCCGTAAAGTCGAAAAAAATAATATTGTCAGGATTATGGGCTAGTTTACCCCAGACCTGAATTTCCTTCCGGAAAAAACGCCATAACTTTAAATTCTGTTACATCTCTGGCGCAAATCTGACTAAATAACCAAGCAAAAGCTCTCCAGTGGGGTTCAAACCCTAGGCAAAGCAAATCTTGACCATAGAAAAAAACCTGGGTACAAACCAAAGTTAGCGGGGCGGCGATCGCCATTTGCCTGCCCACAACTTACAAAAAGTTAGAAAAAATTAATCTTTTCTGCGGGCCCGGCCGGAAAAATCCCTGCTAGATTATTGTCTGTAAAGACTATCTGGGTAGTATGAGCACTTTTCCCTGGCTGACCACGATCATCCTTTTGCCGATTGTGGCGGCTTTATTCATTCCCATTATCCCTGACAAGGACGGTAAAACCGTTAGATGGTATTCCCTGACGGTGGGGCTGGTTGATTTCGCCCTCATCGTTTATGCCTTCTACAGCGGTTTTGACCTGAGCGAACCGGGATTGCAATTGGTGGAAAGCTACACTTGGTTACCCCAGATTGATCTCAAATGGTCGGTGGGGGCCGATGGCCTGTCCATGCCCTTGATTATTCTCACCGGTTTTATTACTACCTTGGCCACCATGGCCGCTTGGCCGGTCACCTTAAAGCCCAAATTCTTTTATTTCCTCATGCTATTGATGTATGGGGGACAAATTGCGGTGTTTGCGGTGCAGGATATTTTGCTCTTTTTCCTAGTGTGGGAATTGGAGTTAGTGCCGGTGTACCTGATTCTCTCCATTTGGGGAGGCAAAAAACGTCTCTACGCAGCCACCAAGTTTATTCTCTACACGGCGGGGGGGTCTTTATTCATCCTGTTGGCAGGACTGACCCTGGCTTTTTACGGCGATGTCAATACCTTTGATATGTCGGCGATCGCCGCTAAGGACATTCCCGTTAACCTGCAATTGTTGTTATACGCTGGCTTTCTGATTGCCTACGGGGTTAAGTTACCGATTTTTCCCCTCCATACCTGGTTGCCCGATGCCCATGGGGAGGCCACCGCTCCGGCCCACATGTTGCTGGCGGGCATTCTGCTGAAAATGGGGGGTTATGCCCTCCTGCGGATGAATGTGGGGATGTTGCCCGATGCCCATGCGGTATTTGCGCCGGTGTTGGTGATTCTGGGGGTGGTAAACATTATTTATGCCGCCTTTACTTCCTTTGCCCAACGGAACCTGAAACGAAAAATTGCCTATTCTTCCATTTCCCACATGGGTTTTGTGCTGATCGGCTTAGCATCGTTTACAGACCTGGGCATGAGTGGAGCCATGTTGCAGATGATTTCCCACGGTTTGATCGGGGCTAGTTTGTTCTTCATGGTGGGGGCCACCTATGACCGCACCCACACCCTGATGCTGGATGAAATGGGGGGCATTGGGCAAAAAATGAAAAAGGGTTTTGCCATGTGGACAGCCTGTTCCCTTGCTTCCCTAGCTCTACCGGGGATGAG is a window of Synechocystis sp. PCC 7338 DNA encoding:
- a CDS encoding NAD(P)H-quinone oxidoreductase subunit 4, yielding MSTFPWLTTIILLPIVAALFIPIIPDKDGKTVRWYSLTVGLVDFALIVYAFYSGFDLSEPGLQLVESYTWLPQIDLKWSVGADGLSMPLIILTGFITTLATMAAWPVTLKPKFFYFLMLLMYGGQIAVFAVQDILLFFLVWELELVPVYLILSIWGGKKRLYAATKFILYTAGGSLFILLAGLTLAFYGDVNTFDMSAIAAKDIPVNLQLLLYAGFLIAYGVKLPIFPLHTWLPDAHGEATAPAHMLLAGILLKMGGYALLRMNVGMLPDAHAVFAPVLVILGVVNIIYAAFTSFAQRNLKRKIAYSSISHMGFVLIGLASFTDLGMSGAMLQMISHGLIGASLFFMVGATYDRTHTLMLDEMGGIGQKMKKGFAMWTACSLASLALPGMSGFVAELMVFVGFATSDAYNLVFRTIVVVLMGVGVILTPIYLLSMLREMLYGPENEELVNHTNLVDVEPREVFIIGCLLVPIIGIGFYPKLITQIYDPTINQLVQTARRSVPSLVQQASISPLEVNALRAPTIGF
- the psaC gene encoding photosystem I iron-sulfur center protein PsaC yields the protein MSHSVKIYDTCIGCTQCVRACPLDVLEMVPWDGCKAAQIASSPRTEDCVGCKRCETACPTDFLSIRVYLGAETTRSMGLAY